The genomic segment TAGATCCTGTAAGCATGGAAGCTTCATCACTTAAAATATCTCCGAAAAGATTTCCGGTTACAATTACATCAAACTGTTTTGGATTTCGGATGAGCTGCATGGCGGCATTATCCACCAGCATATGGCTTAGTTCTACATCCGGATAGTCTTCAGCAACCTCAAGCACTGCTTTTCTCCACAATCGTGAGCTTTCCAACACATTCATTTTATCTACAGAGCAGACTCTTTTACCACGAAGTTTCGCTGCTTCAAATGCAATCCTGGCTACCCGCCGAACTTCGGAACGGCTGTATTTCATGGTATCAACAGAGGTGAGGTCGCCATCAATCTCTTTCGTGAATCGAGGCTGACCAAAATAGACGCCGCCGGTCAATTCACGAACGATGAGAATATCCGTTCCTTCAATCACCTCTTTTTTGAGAGTTGATGAATTAGCCAGCGCAGAGTGGACAAAAATGGGCCGCAAATTTGCATAAACTCCCAGTTCTTTCCGGAGTTTCAATAAAGCAGCTTCCGGGCGCATGCTGGCGCTGAGGTCATCCCATTTCGGGCCGCCAACAGCACCCAGAAGCACAACTTTATGCTTTTTACAGGTTTCTAAAATTTCATCCGTTACCGGCTCACCGTGTTCATCATAGCAGGTTCCGCCAAACGGGTGTTTTGTAACATTCAGTTTGATATCGTGTTGTTCGCAAACGGTGTTTAAAACTCGCAGCGCAACTTCTGTAACTTCTGGTCCGATTCCATCTCCGGGAAGTGCAACAATACTTACTTCTTTCATGCT from the Balneolaceae bacterium genome contains:
- the leuB gene encoding 3-isopropylmalate dehydrogenase is translated as MKEVSIVALPGDGIGPEVTEVALRVLNTVCEQHDIKLNVTKHPFGGTCYDEHGEPVTDEILETCKKHKVVLLGAVGGPKWDDLSASMRPEAALLKLRKELGVYANLRPIFVHSALANSSTLKKEVIEGTDILIVRELTGGVYFGQPRFTKEIDGDLTSVDTMKYSRSEVRRVARIAFEAAKLRGKRVCSVDKMNVLESSRLWRKAVLEVAEDYPDVELSHMLVDNAAMQLIRNPKQFDVIVTGNLFGDILSDEASMLTGSIGMLPSASLGGENGLYEPVHGSAPDIAGQGVANPLAAVASAALLCRHSLELETAAKRIEAAILKLLDDGYRPADLYNEEPGTTLVNTQEVSDQLIASLEETEKA